The following coding sequences lie in one Phragmites australis chromosome 8, lpPhrAust1.1, whole genome shotgun sequence genomic window:
- the LOC133926714 gene encoding nuclear poly(A) polymerase 1-like: MQKSNSNNGYLGVTEPISLSGPTEMDIVRTKEVEKCLADAGLYESQEEAVLREEVLGKLDQIVKAWIKKATRSGGYGEQFVQEANAKIFTFGSYRLGVHGPGADIDTLCVGPKHATRNEYFFQVLHDMLSEMPEVSELHPVPDAHVPVMKFKLCRVSIDLLYANLTHVVIPEDLDLSQDSILYNVDEQTVRSLNGCRVTDQILRLVPNIPNFRTTLRFMRFWAKCRGVYSNVIGFLGGINWALLVARICQLYPNAGPSMLIPRFFKLYSQWKWPSPVMLCHIVEGSLGLPVWDPRRNFRDRGHHMPIITPAYPCMNSSYNVSISTRHVMVQEFTRAYEICQAIDDSKAGWDALFELYPFFESYRNYLKVEVTARNEDDLRNWKGWVESRLRTLVLKIERYTREMLLSHPNPRDFVDSSRPMHCFYFMGLWRKQITQAQEAEQFDIRAIVNDFKSSIHAYQYWKEGMAIEVSHLRRKDIPMFVFPCGVRPSRPSRTVGKEARTVSRNNVSADAQTGYLSSDAQRAPSSEMKQLASDPSTVYHSLGRTIVSSLPSEKTVHDFNGYANIATESGEGEHLGNYKDNTLVPQNHVSLYGVKTPQTMVPNSTNVFHSPTNGLDSSLDNSCEEPAAIALNKHTNFTSAVLAVPDELGELVSHQVKVDLQGLNPVAQRFSMDGAAGSTAVHIGTVDTHGSNNLKRKANEEFEPLELAAPLVRAPAPTSTTQRKPLRLRLSTVAVPKHPEGT, from the exons ATGCAGAAGAGCAATAGTAACAATGGTTACCTTGGTGTCACTGAGCCCATCTCATTGAGCGGGCCGACAGAGATGGACATTGTCCGCACAAAGGAGGTTGAAAAG TGTCTTGCTGATGCGGGCCTGTATGAAAGCCAAGAGGAAGCTGTCCTACGAGAAGAGGTTTTAGGAAAGCTGGACCAG ATTGTGAAGGCTTGGATTAAAAAGGCCACTAGATCTGGTGGTTATGGCGAGCAATTTGTGCAAGAAGCAAATGCAAAGATCTTTACTTTTGGCTCATACAGACTAGGG GTGCATGGTCCTGGTGCTGATATCGATACACTATGTGTTGGACCAAAGCATGCAACTCGAAAT GAATACTTTTTCCAGGTGCTCCATGATATGCTATCTGAGATGCCAGAGGTTTCAGAGTTACATCCGGTGCCAGATGCTCATGTGCCTGTTATGAAATTCAAACTTTGTAGGGTTTCTATTGACCTTCTATATGCTAACCTCACGCATGTGGTGATTCCTGAG GACTTGGATCTTTCACAAGACTCTATATTGTACAACGTTGATGAACAAACTGTCCGCAGTTTAAATGGATGTCGGGTTACTGATCAAATTTTACGATTGGTTCCAAATATTCCG AATTTCCGTACAACCTTGAGATTCATGAGGTTTTGGGCAAAGTGCCGTGGAGTCTACTCAAAT GTTATAGGATTTCTTGGTGGTATAAACTGGGCACTTCTAGTTGCTCGTATATGTCAATTGTACCCAAATGCAGGACCAAGCATGTTGATACCTCGGTTTTTCAAACTCTACAGCCAGTGGAAGTGGCCCAGTCCTGTTATGCTTTGCCACATTGTAGAGGGATCCCTTGGccttcctgtgtgggatcccaGGAGAAATTTTAGAGACAGGGGTCATCACATGCCTATAATTACACCTGCTTACCCCTGTATGAATTCTAGCTACAATGTATCTATCAGTACTAGGCATGTGATGGTCCAAGAATTTACACGAGCATATGAGATCTGTCAG GCAATAGATGACAGCAAAGCAGGCTGGGATGCTTTATTCGAGCTGTATCCATTTTTTGAATCTTATAGGAATTATCTGAAGGTTGAGGTTACAGCAAGAAATGAAGATGACCTCAGGAATTGGAAGGGCTGGGTAGAATCAAGGCTTCGTACCCTTGTGTTGAAG ATTGAGCGGTATACACGTGAGATGCTTCTCTCACATCCTAATCCTAGAGATTTTGTGGACAGCTCTAGGCCAATGCATTGTTTCTACTTTATGGGTCTCTGGAGAAAACAAATCACCCAAGCTCAAGAAGCCGAGCAATTTGACATCAGAGCAATTGTGAATGACTTCAAGAGCTCTATTCACGCTTATCAATATTGGAAAGAAGGAATGGCAATTGAAGTTTCACATTTAAGAAGAAAAGATATTCCGATGTTTGTTTTCCCCTGTGGTGTGCGTCCTTCTCGTCCTTCTAGAACAGTTGGCAAGGAGGCTCGTACAGTTTCAAGAAATAATGTTTCAGCTGATGCTCAAACAGGATATCTCTCAAGTGATGCTCAGCGTGCTCCAAGCAGTGAGATGAAGCAACTCGCTTCAGATCCTTCTACCGTCTATCATTCTCTGGGAAGAACTATTGTCTCTAGTTTACCCAGTGAAAAAACTGTCCATGATTTCAATGGTTACGCCAATATCGCTACAGAATCTGGTGAGGGTGAACATCTGGGGAACTATAAAGATAATACATTGGTTCCTCAGAACCATGTTTCTCTTTATGGTGTCAAGACACCTCAGACTATGGTGCCTAACTCAACCAATGTTTTTCATAGTCCAACAAATGGGTTGGACTCTAGTTTAGATAACTCCTGTGAAGAACCTGCAGCAATTGCTTTAAACAAACATACCAATTTCACTTCAGCTGTACTAGCAGTTCCTGATGAACTCGGTGAGCTGGTATCTCATCAAGTGAAGGTAGATCTACAAGGTCTCAATCCTGTGGCTCAAAGATTTTCAATGGATGGTGCTGCTGGAAGTACTGCGGTGCACATAGGAACTGTGGATACCCATGGGAGTAATAATCTAAAGCGTAAAGCTAATGAAGAGTTTGAG CCGCTTGAGCTTGCTGCCCCATTAGTTCGTGCCCCTGCACCAACATCGACTACTCAGAGGAAGCCCCTTAG GCTTAGATTGTCGACTGTGGCGGTACCAAAGCATCCTGAAGGAACTTAA